In one window of Photobacterium leiognathi DNA:
- the fabV gene encoding enoyl-ACP reductase FabV: MIIKPKTRGFICTTTHPVGCEENVKEQIAYTKAQGPIANAPKRVLVVGSSSGYGLSSRIAAAFGGGAATIGVFFEKPGTEKKPGTAGWYNSAAFDKFAKEEGLYSKSLNGDAFSNEAKQKTIDLIKEDLGQVDMVIYSLASPVRKLPETGEVVRSCLKPMGETYTATAVDTNKDVLIEASIEPATEQEVADTVTVMGGQDWELWIDALSDAGVLADGCKTVAYSYIGTEITWPIYWHGALGQAKMDLDRAAKELNEKLAKTGGSANVAVLKSVVTQASAAIPVMPLYIAMVFKKMREEGVHEGCMQQILRMFNERLFKADGTAAEVDGENRLRLDDWELREDIQQHCRDLWPNVTNENLFDVADYQQYKDEFLKLFGFGIESVDYDADVNPEVNFDVQDI; the protein is encoded by the coding sequence ATGATCATCAAACCTAAAACTCGTGGATTTATTTGTACAACAACGCACCCAGTGGGTTGTGAAGAGAACGTAAAAGAGCAGATTGCTTACACTAAAGCACAAGGCCCAATTGCAAACGCACCTAAGCGTGTACTTGTTGTTGGTTCATCAAGTGGTTACGGCCTATCGTCACGCATTGCAGCTGCATTTGGTGGCGGTGCTGCAACTATTGGTGTGTTCTTTGAAAAGCCAGGTACAGAGAAAAAGCCAGGTACTGCAGGTTGGTATAACTCAGCAGCATTTGACAAGTTTGCGAAAGAAGAAGGTCTTTACTCAAAAAGCTTGAATGGTGATGCTTTCTCTAACGAAGCAAAACAAAAAACGATTGATTTGATCAAAGAAGATCTTGGTCAAGTTGATATGGTTATCTACTCATTAGCGTCACCAGTGCGTAAATTACCTGAAACTGGTGAAGTTGTTCGTTCATGCCTAAAACCAATGGGCGAAACGTACACGGCAACAGCAGTAGATACTAATAAAGACGTATTGATCGAAGCAAGCATTGAACCAGCTACAGAGCAAGAAGTTGCTGACACAGTAACAGTAATGGGCGGTCAAGACTGGGAACTTTGGATTGATGCGCTATCAGATGCAGGCGTATTAGCTGATGGTTGTAAGACTGTGGCTTACAGCTATATTGGTACTGAAATCACATGGCCGATCTACTGGCACGGTGCGCTAGGTCAAGCGAAGATGGATCTTGATCGTGCAGCGAAAGAACTAAACGAGAAGCTAGCGAAAACTGGCGGCTCAGCAAATGTTGCGGTACTTAAGAGTGTGGTAACACAAGCAAGTGCTGCGATTCCGGTAATGCCACTGTACATCGCAATGGTATTTAAGAAGATGCGTGAAGAAGGTGTACACGAAGGTTGTATGCAGCAAATTCTACGTATGTTCAATGAACGTCTATTTAAAGCAGACGGTACAGCAGCAGAAGTGGATGGTGAAAACCGTCTACGTCTAGATGACTGGGAACTACGTGAAGATATTCAACAGCACTGTCGCGATTTATGGCCGAACGTAACAAATGAAAACTTATTTGATGTTGCTGATTACCAACAATACAAAGATGAGTTTTTAAAACTGTTTGGTTTTGGCATTGAATCAGTTGATTACGATGCTGACGTAAACCCAGAAGTTAATTTTGATGTACAAGACATCTAA
- a CDS encoding SDR family oxidoreductase, with the protein MQVAICGCGWLGLPLAKALYQKGYNVYGTKTALVDAKLLAQWGINGFQMQLPLETNEQMEYLAPLLASDVMVINIAAGRQSVDKEQHYQNIMSLSHRAKNAGCKRIIFISTTSVYDGRQGRVVETDDVMPVTNSALVHVKIEQALREQWGEQLTILRLSGLIGDDRHPVKFLAGRQGIKDGNSPVNLIHLDDCIAAICRLVEKKAEMPVLHLAADFHPSRHDYYTQMAKQRSLPLPQFEIDRSDYNGKVIDASATLAWLGISLKHNDLLSSK; encoded by the coding sequence ATGCAGGTAGCAATTTGTGGGTGTGGTTGGTTAGGGTTACCACTGGCGAAAGCGCTATATCAGAAAGGGTACAATGTTTACGGCACTAAAACAGCCTTGGTGGATGCCAAATTGTTAGCACAATGGGGAATTAATGGCTTTCAAATGCAGTTGCCATTAGAGACAAACGAGCAAATGGAGTATTTAGCACCGTTACTAGCCAGTGATGTGATGGTGATCAATATTGCAGCGGGTCGTCAGAGTGTAGATAAAGAGCAGCATTATCAAAATATAATGTCGCTTTCTCATCGCGCAAAAAATGCTGGGTGTAAACGTATCATCTTTATTAGCACGACATCCGTTTATGATGGTCGACAAGGAAGAGTGGTGGAGACGGATGATGTAATGCCTGTCACTAATTCTGCCTTAGTTCATGTCAAGATTGAACAGGCGTTACGTGAACAGTGGGGTGAGCAGCTGACTATTTTGCGTTTATCCGGTTTGATTGGTGACGATCGACATCCTGTTAAGTTTTTAGCAGGTAGACAAGGTATTAAGGATGGTAATAGCCCTGTTAACTTGATTCATTTAGATGATTGTATTGCTGCAATCTGCCGTCTTGTTGAGAAGAAAGCGGAAATGCCTGTTTTACATTTAGCCGCGGATTTTCATCCTTCTCGTCATGACTACTATACCCAAATGGCAAAACAACGATCGCTGCCTTTACCTCAATTTGAGATAGACAGAAGTGATTACAATGGAAAGGTGATTGACGCCAGCGCAACCTTAGCGTGGTTGGGGATCAGTTTGAAGCATAACGATTTGCTTAGCAGTAAATAA
- a CDS encoding MurR/RpiR family transcriptional regulator, protein MNTIEKIQNNLEHFSKSERKVAEVIIASPQTAIHSSIATLAKMADVSEPTVNRFCRRLDTKGFPDFKLHLAQSLANGTPYVNRNVEETDGPEAYTAKIFESTMACLDVAKNSLDSMQINRAVDLLTQAKKISFFGLGASASVAHDAQNKFFRFNIPIVCFDDIVMQRMSVINCSDGDVVVVISHIGRTKSLVEIAQMARINGATVIGITAKDSPLERECSLSICLDVPEDTDIYMPMASRVVQMTVIDVLATGFTLRRGAGFRDNLKRVKESLKDSRFSKDNPGL, encoded by the coding sequence ATGAATACCATAGAAAAAATTCAAAATAACTTAGAACACTTCAGTAAATCCGAACGAAAAGTCGCCGAAGTTATTATTGCCTCTCCTCAAACTGCCATTCACTCTAGCATTGCGACCCTCGCGAAAATGGCTGATGTCAGTGAGCCGACAGTTAACCGTTTTTGTCGTCGTTTAGATACTAAAGGTTTCCCTGATTTTAAACTGCATTTAGCCCAAAGTTTGGCTAACGGCACACCTTACGTAAATCGTAATGTCGAAGAAACCGATGGCCCAGAGGCATATACAGCAAAGATTTTTGAATCTACCATGGCATGTTTAGATGTTGCCAAAAATAGCCTAGATTCAATGCAAATCAACCGTGCGGTTGATCTGCTCACTCAAGCCAAAAAAATCTCATTCTTCGGATTAGGTGCTTCTGCTTCTGTTGCTCATGATGCGCAAAATAAGTTTTTCCGTTTCAACATTCCTATCGTCTGTTTTGATGATATTGTGATGCAACGCATGAGCGTGATTAACTGCTCTGACGGTGATGTGGTTGTGGTAATTTCCCACATCGGCCGAACTAAGAGTTTGGTTGAAATTGCGCAGATGGCACGTATTAATGGCGCTACCGTCATCGGTATTACAGCAAAAGACTCGCCTTTAGAGCGTGAATGCTCCCTGTCTATTTGTTTAGATGTGCCTGAAGATACTGATATTTATATGCCAATGGCGAGTCGTGTCGTACAGATGACCGTTATTGATGTGTTAGCGACAGGCTTTACGCTACGTCGTGGTGCAGGTTTTAGAGATAACTTAAAACGCGTGAAAGAGTCATTGAAAGACTCCCGTTTTTCCAAAGATAATCCTGGCTTGTAA
- a CDS encoding ATP-binding protein — translation MKQFIQPRLRRRVLITSVAIIALVTSALAAVINKLYSQSYMASYSSELVAQMPMVVAQLNRAGLIKDVDKWIDSLDPSDTDYIAVVCDQADNTTWLSHEADKANLKNVCRYLPEEIPTPTLIKMGGDKGYIAYNLSRDRENGNIYQLVVLRSADSYEKALAKLHQRTAFYLGLFVLIAVAFLIAAFHWGFQPLRKLAAQLDQMAEAKRDNLDNDYPMELQEVTKAVNRLSRISHDQKGRYRHAMDDLAHSLKTRLAATNALLDDKTLERHELNQRIMEQISQMDDLVQYQLKRAMVGQQGLQKSNSKLMPVVTSLNHMLSKIYADKQAKLHCNFSDDVMLPLNKDDLMELFGNMLENSFRFCISQVRISVEDTDSYITIKIEDDGPGVKPDMREAIFQRGVRSDQLNPGQGIGLSVCHEIVDSYQGKIYVEESELEGASFVINLPKLND, via the coding sequence ATGAAGCAGTTTATACAACCTCGTTTAAGACGCCGGGTATTAATCACCTCGGTTGCTATTATTGCTTTAGTCACATCCGCATTAGCTGCTGTGATTAATAAACTTTATTCCCAAAGTTACATGGCGTCTTATTCTTCTGAGCTTGTTGCGCAAATGCCAATGGTCGTTGCGCAGCTTAACAGAGCAGGTTTGATCAAAGATGTTGACAAATGGATTGATTCTCTTGATCCATCCGATACAGACTACATTGCAGTTGTTTGTGATCAGGCAGATAACACTACGTGGCTCTCCCATGAAGCAGATAAAGCAAATCTAAAAAATGTCTGCCGTTATCTTCCAGAAGAGATCCCGACCCCCACACTTATCAAGATGGGCGGTGATAAAGGTTATATTGCCTATAACCTTAGCCGCGATCGTGAAAATGGTAATATTTACCAACTCGTAGTATTGCGCTCAGCCGATTCTTACGAAAAAGCACTCGCTAAACTTCACCAACGTACAGCATTCTATCTAGGCTTGTTTGTGCTTATTGCTGTCGCATTTCTGATCGCCGCTTTCCATTGGGGTTTCCAACCTCTACGTAAACTGGCAGCGCAACTAGATCAAATGGCTGAAGCAAAGCGTGATAATTTGGATAACGATTATCCAATGGAGCTGCAAGAAGTGACTAAAGCTGTTAACCGCTTAAGCCGTATTAGTCACGATCAAAAAGGTCGATACCGTCATGCAATGGACGATTTAGCCCATAGTTTAAAAACTCGCCTCGCAGCAACCAATGCCTTATTAGATGATAAAACTCTAGAACGTCACGAATTAAATCAGCGCATTATGGAGCAAATCAGCCAAATGGATGATTTGGTTCAATATCAATTAAAACGTGCAATGGTCGGTCAGCAAGGATTACAAAAGAGTAATTCTAAATTAATGCCAGTAGTAACTAGCCTTAATCACATGCTGAGTAAAATCTATGCTGATAAACAAGCAAAGCTTCATTGTAATTTTAGCGATGATGTTATGCTGCCACTGAACAAAGATGACTTAATGGAGCTGTTCGGCAACATGCTCGAAAACTCATTTCGTTTTTGTATTAGCCAAGTGCGTATCAGTGTTGAAGATACTGACTCTTATATCACGATCAAGATTGAAGATGATGGCCCAGGTGTAAAACCTGATATGCGAGAAGCTATCTTTCAGCGTGGCGTTCGCTCTGATCAACTTAATCCGGGACAAGGCATCGGGTTATCTGTTTGCCATGAGATTGTAGATAGCTACCAAGGTAAGATTTATGTTGAAGAATCAGAATTAGAAGGTGCTTCATTTGTCATTAACTTACCGAAGCTCAATGACTAA
- a CDS encoding TetR/AcrR family transcriptional regulator, whose product MAGKGETKSRILDAAELLFAEHGFNETSLRTITSKAGVNLASVNYHYGDKKTLVRAVLSRYLDVFMPALEGELERLLTRDDFTMEDVFQCGKSPLVSLDSYRTNGATVFMSLLGRGYTDVQGHLRWFITNRYKTVLSLFVQAVCRANPSLDPETLFWRLHFTLGAVVFTMASSTALCEIAENDFSSQVKTEDLIDRLVPYLAASVAAPIEPSLFLVKQVQN is encoded by the coding sequence ATGGCAGGCAAAGGAGAAACCAAGAGTCGGATTTTAGATGCTGCAGAGTTGTTGTTTGCTGAGCATGGCTTTAATGAAACCTCATTGCGAACCATAACCAGTAAGGCAGGGGTAAATCTGGCTTCTGTGAATTATCACTATGGAGATAAAAAGACATTAGTTCGCGCTGTGCTAAGCCGCTACCTTGATGTTTTTATGCCAGCATTGGAAGGAGAATTAGAGCGGTTACTAACCCGTGATGACTTTACAATGGAAGATGTTTTCCAATGTGGGAAATCGCCTCTAGTGAGTTTAGATAGCTACCGAACTAATGGGGCAACTGTGTTTATGTCTCTACTTGGCAGGGGCTACACTGATGTGCAAGGGCATTTACGTTGGTTCATTACCAATCGTTACAAAACCGTACTGTCGTTGTTTGTTCAAGCGGTTTGTCGCGCTAACCCATCTTTAGATCCGGAAACCTTATTCTGGCGATTACATTTCACCTTAGGGGCGGTTGTTTTTACCATGGCTTCCAGTACTGCGTTGTGTGAAATTGCCGAAAATGATTTTTCTAGCCAGGTTAAAACTGAAGATTTAATTGATCGTCTTGTGCCTTATTTAGCCGCGAGTGTAGCTGCACCCATAGAGCCCAGCTTATTTCTCGTAAAACAAGTACAAAACTAA
- the pyk gene encoding pyruvate kinase: MSERLRRTKIVTTLGPATDRDNNLEKIIAAGANVVRMNFSHGSPEDHIQRTKQVREIAAKLGKNVAILGDLQGPKIRVSTFKHGKIQLAIGDKFTLDSDLPKGEGDQFAVGLDYKELPKDVTTGDILLLDDGRVQLKVTAVEGNKVHTEVTVAGPLSNNKGINKKGGGLSAEALTDKDKADITTAAAMGVDYLAVSFPRNGEDMKYARRLATEAGLNAKLVAKVERAEAVATTEAMDDIILASDVVMVARGDLGVEIGDPELVGVQKKLIRRARSLNRTVITATQMMESMITSPMPTRAEVMDVANAVLDGTDAVMLSAETAAGQFPEETVKAMASVCLGAEKEPSINVSNHRLDRSFTSPEETIAMSTMYAANHMAGVKAMVAMTESGRTPLMMSRISSGLPIFALSRNENTLNQAALYRGVTPVYFDRDSDAGLEAAKHALDVLRDAGFVQVGDLVIITQGDVMDTVGSTNNMRILTVE, translated from the coding sequence ATGTCTGAACGCCTAAGACGTACAAAAATTGTAACTACCCTTGGTCCTGCAACTGATCGTGATAATAACCTTGAAAAGATCATTGCCGCAGGTGCAAACGTTGTACGTATGAACTTCTCTCACGGTAGTCCAGAAGATCATATTCAACGTACAAAACAAGTACGTGAGATTGCAGCAAAGCTAGGCAAGAACGTAGCGATTCTAGGTGATCTACAAGGTCCAAAGATCCGTGTATCTACGTTTAAACATGGTAAAATCCAACTCGCTATCGGTGATAAATTCACTCTAGATAGCGATCTTCCAAAAGGTGAAGGCGACCAATTCGCTGTAGGTCTTGACTACAAAGAGTTACCAAAAGATGTAACAACAGGTGACATTTTGTTGCTTGATGACGGTCGTGTTCAATTAAAAGTAACAGCCGTTGAAGGTAACAAGGTTCACACTGAAGTAACAGTTGCTGGTCCTCTTTCAAACAACAAGGGTATCAACAAAAAAGGCGGCGGTCTTTCAGCTGAAGCACTAACAGACAAAGACAAAGCAGACATCACTACAGCAGCAGCTATGGGTGTTGATTACTTAGCGGTTTCTTTCCCACGTAATGGCGAAGACATGAAATATGCACGTCGCCTAGCAACTGAAGCGGGGCTAAATGCAAAATTAGTCGCTAAAGTTGAGCGTGCTGAAGCGGTAGCAACAACTGAAGCAATGGATGACATCATTCTAGCATCTGACGTTGTAATGGTTGCACGTGGTGATCTTGGTGTTGAAATTGGCGATCCAGAGCTAGTTGGTGTTCAGAAAAAACTTATCCGTCGTGCACGCAGCCTAAACCGTACGGTTATTACGGCAACGCAAATGATGGAATCAATGATCACTAGCCCAATGCCAACACGTGCAGAAGTAATGGACGTGGCTAACGCTGTGCTAGATGGTACTGATGCAGTAATGCTTTCTGCTGAAACAGCGGCAGGTCAGTTCCCAGAAGAAACAGTTAAAGCAATGGCAAGTGTATGTTTAGGTGCAGAGAAAGAGCCAAGCATTAACGTGTCTAACCACCGTTTAGATCGCTCATTCACTTCACCTGAAGAAACGATTGCGATGTCAACAATGTACGCAGCTAACCACATGGCTGGTGTGAAAGCGATGGTGGCAATGACTGAATCGGGTCGCACTCCACTGATGATGTCTCGTATTTCTTCTGGTCTACCTATTTTCGCTCTATCTCGTAACGAAAATACCCTAAACCAAGCAGCACTTTACCGTGGTGTTACACCGGTTTACTTCGACCGTGATAGCGATGCTGGTCTAGAAGCTGCAAAACATGCATTAGACGTACTACGTGATGCTGGCTTTGTTCAAGTAGGCGATCTTGTGATCATTACTCAAGGTGACGTAATGGATACCGTTGGTTCTACTAACAATATGCGTATCCTAACGGTTGAGTAA
- a CDS encoding acyl-CoA dehydrogenase — translation MSTLSAMRKRYLSDPAFKMFKKVLPPLSDTEREAMEAGSVWWDGELFSGQPNWSTLLNYPKPKLTDEEQTFIDTKLEVLLAMLNDYQIVQEDKDLPPEVWQYLRDEKFFSLIIGKEYGGLDFSAHANSTIVAKIATRSLSAAVCVMVPNSLGPGELLTHYGTQQQKDYWLPRLAQGKDIPCFALTGPDAGSDAGGIPDEGIVCYGDYQGEQVLGLRLTWNKRYITLAPVASVLGLAFKMKDPDGLIGDKQELGITCALIPADHPGVEIGERHDPLNMGFMNGPIRGKDVFIPMDWLIGGQEYAGKGWRMLVECLSAGRGISLPALGTAIGHLTAKTTGAYAVVRKQFGTSIGNFEGVAQALGRIGGFTYMLEASRTLTTTSLDMEQTPGIVTAIAKYHMTEMARTILNDSMDVHAGRAIQLGPMNYLGHHYFGMPVAITVEGANILTRNLMIFGQGATRCHPYVLDEMEAAANPDAKQGAEEFDRLLAKHISFAVGNVSKSLLNAFSGSCFNRTPVSGETAVYYRHLSRMAKALAVSADFAMLSLGGELKRRELVSARLGDVLSHLYLASAVLKRYEDEGRQQQDLPMVKYGVEHCLHQCGIAFNDVFNNFPRKGVGRLLRTLNFPLGIHYHAPTDDIAIKISALLMSPGAHRERLTHLCYVGDKADDPVAIMERAFLAMHEIKPLERKLMKATRRGEIPRKASLTDKLQVALDAGVITEEDVKKIENAEQLRQKAIQVDHFCADQFKKASIQPGKAA, via the coding sequence ATGAGCACTCTATCAGCGATGCGAAAACGTTATCTCAGCGATCCCGCCTTTAAGATGTTTAAGAAAGTGTTACCACCACTTTCTGACACCGAGCGAGAAGCAATGGAAGCTGGGAGTGTATGGTGGGATGGCGAGCTATTTAGCGGTCAACCTAATTGGAGCACGCTGCTTAACTATCCAAAACCTAAACTGACCGATGAAGAGCAAACTTTTATAGATACCAAACTTGAAGTTTTGCTCGCCATGTTGAACGACTACCAAATCGTACAAGAAGATAAAGATTTACCGCCTGAAGTGTGGCAATACCTCCGTGATGAAAAGTTCTTTTCACTGATCATAGGTAAAGAATATGGCGGATTAGATTTTTCAGCACATGCCAACTCAACCATCGTTGCTAAAATCGCCACACGCAGTTTAAGCGCTGCGGTGTGTGTCATGGTACCTAACTCATTAGGGCCGGGTGAATTATTAACTCATTACGGCACTCAGCAACAAAAAGACTATTGGCTGCCTCGTTTAGCACAAGGTAAGGATATTCCTTGTTTTGCGTTAACGGGACCAGATGCTGGCTCGGATGCTGGTGGTATTCCTGATGAAGGCATTGTTTGTTATGGCGACTATCAAGGTGAGCAAGTATTAGGACTGCGTTTAACATGGAATAAGCGCTATATCACGTTAGCGCCCGTCGCTTCAGTGTTAGGGCTTGCGTTTAAGATGAAAGATCCTGATGGTCTGATAGGCGATAAACAAGAACTTGGGATCACCTGTGCTTTAATTCCCGCTGATCATCCGGGGGTAGAAATTGGTGAACGTCATGATCCATTGAATATGGGTTTTATGAATGGCCCAATCCGAGGTAAAGATGTCTTTATTCCGATGGATTGGCTGATTGGTGGTCAAGAGTATGCGGGTAAAGGTTGGCGTATGCTGGTGGAGTGTCTATCAGCAGGGCGTGGTATTTCATTGCCTGCATTAGGCACGGCGATTGGTCATTTAACCGCGAAAACGACTGGCGCATATGCCGTCGTTCGTAAACAGTTCGGTACTTCAATTGGTAATTTTGAAGGTGTTGCACAAGCGTTAGGACGTATTGGTGGCTTTACTTATATGCTTGAAGCGTCACGTACATTAACAACAACCTCACTAGATATGGAACAAACACCGGGAATTGTGACTGCAATTGCCAAATATCATATGACAGAAATGGCACGAACGATTCTAAATGATTCGATGGATGTACATGCTGGGCGTGCGATTCAGCTTGGTCCAATGAATTACCTCGGCCATCACTATTTCGGTATGCCTGTTGCGATCACCGTGGAAGGGGCGAATATTCTTACACGAAACTTAATGATTTTCGGGCAAGGTGCCACTCGTTGTCATCCTTATGTACTAGATGAAATGGAAGCTGCAGCCAATCCTGATGCAAAACAAGGAGCAGAAGAGTTTGATCGCCTGTTGGCGAAACATATCAGTTTTGCAGTGGGCAATGTCAGTAAATCATTATTGAACGCTTTTTCTGGATCTTGTTTCAATCGCACACCCGTTAGTGGTGAAACCGCAGTTTATTACCGACACCTATCTCGGATGGCTAAAGCTTTAGCCGTGAGTGCTGATTTTGCTATGTTGAGTTTAGGTGGTGAACTGAAACGCCGTGAGCTTGTATCTGCCCGTTTAGGTGATGTACTGAGCCATTTATATTTAGCGTCTGCGGTATTAAAACGTTACGAAGACGAAGGACGTCAACAGCAGGATTTACCTATGGTGAAATATGGGGTAGAGCACTGTTTGCACCAATGTGGAATCGCATTTAATGATGTATTTAATAATTTTCCGCGCAAAGGTGTTGGGCGTTTATTACGTACACTGAATTTCCCATTAGGTATTCATTATCATGCACCTACAGATGATATAGCGATCAAAATATCAGCATTATTAATGTCACCAGGCGCTCATCGAGAGCGATTAACTCACCTTTGTTATGTTGGCGATAAAGCCGATGATCCTGTGGCAATTATGGAGCGTGCATTTCTAGCTATGCATGAGATCAAACCTTTAGAGCGCAAACTAATGAAAGCGACACGTAGAGGTGAGATCCCACGCAAAGCTTCATTAACAGATAAGTTACAAGTTGCATTGGATGCGGGAGTTATCACAGAAGAGGATGTGAAAAAAATAGAAAATGCTGAACAGCTAAGGCAGAAGGCGATTCAAGTTGATCACTTTTGTGCAGACCAATTTAAAAAAGCTAGCATACAACCAGGGAAGGCAGCTTAG
- a CDS encoding L-lactate MFS transporter, giving the protein MFDRAKQILIAGFCINLCIGILFTWSVFKKALVVNLGWSNAEASLPYTVAIITFSVTLLLAGILQDKFGPKRVLIAGTICSGLGLIASGYITSPTQLIFTFGILAGGGIGFSYACLSPAAMKWFHPSKRGLVNGLIAAGFGLAGVYLAPLLTSLIASYGINYSFNILGIALLCIATPLAFTITNPPANYVVVASTNKEEKKAVVAQAEMRWTDMLKTTQFYSIWIMYLCASSTGLMIIGNITSIAATQANMTDAAHLVVILALFNTSGRVFAGMLCDKIGGLKTLTLSFVLSIANMILFPHYTTHAGLILGMAVAGLCYGTLPAVFPSLAAGFYGLKNYGTNYGVVYTAWGVSGFIGPVIAAAAVDSTGTYELAYFYSATIMGVALVFSVLTKNPAAKTATNTQPEKNESLKVNATA; this is encoded by the coding sequence ATGTTTGATAGAGCAAAGCAAATTCTTATTGCTGGTTTTTGTATTAATTTATGTATTGGTATTTTGTTTACTTGGAGCGTATTTAAAAAAGCCCTTGTTGTTAATTTAGGCTGGTCAAACGCTGAAGCATCTTTGCCTTATACTGTTGCTATTATTACATTCTCTGTAACTCTTCTTTTAGCTGGTATTCTGCAAGACAAATTTGGTCCTAAACGTGTATTAATCGCAGGTACAATTTGCTCAGGCTTAGGCTTAATTGCGTCGGGTTACATCACTAGCCCTACTCAATTAATCTTTACGTTTGGTATTCTTGCTGGCGGTGGTATTGGCTTTAGTTACGCCTGTTTAAGTCCAGCTGCAATGAAATGGTTTCACCCTTCAAAGCGCGGTTTAGTGAATGGCTTAATTGCTGCAGGTTTTGGTCTTGCTGGCGTATATCTAGCACCATTACTCACATCTTTAATTGCAAGCTACGGTATTAATTACAGCTTTAATATCTTAGGTATTGCTTTGTTGTGCATCGCGACACCACTTGCTTTTACTATCACAAACCCACCAGCAAACTATGTCGTAGTAGCATCAACAAATAAAGAAGAGAAAAAAGCGGTTGTTGCACAGGCAGAAATGCGCTGGACAGATATGCTGAAAACAACGCAGTTCTACAGCATTTGGATCATGTACCTATGTGCGTCGTCTACTGGTTTGATGATCATTGGTAATATTACTTCTATTGCAGCAACACAAGCGAACATGACAGACGCAGCACACCTTGTTGTGATACTTGCCCTATTCAATACATCAGGTCGTGTATTTGCAGGCATGCTCTGTGACAAAATTGGTGGTCTAAAGACACTAACACTGTCTTTTGTCCTTTCTATTGCCAATATGATCCTATTCCCACACTACACAACCCATGCAGGCTTGATCCTTGGTATGGCTGTCGCAGGTCTTTGTTACGGTACATTACCAGCGGTATTCCCATCATTAGCAGCTGGTTTCTACGGCTTAAAGAACTACGGTACTAACTATGGTGTCGTTTACACGGCATGGGGGGTGAGTGGTTTCATTGGTCCTGTTATTGCTGCAGCAGCGGTGGATTCAACAGGTACTTATGAGCTGGCTTACTTCTACTCTGCAACCATCATGGGTGTAGCGCTAGTGTTCTCAGTCCTAACCAAAAATCCTGCGGCTAAAACAGCAACTAATACCCAACCAGAAAAGAATGAATCATTAAAGGTAAATGCAACAGCATGA
- the rimJ gene encoding ribosomal protein S5-alanine N-acetyltransferase: protein MFHSIINRSSTIVLDDIKIRLISSQDVAKITVYYQKNRAFLKAWEPVRNELFFSELGWQKRIEQIETLHRHEMAFYFVIEDRETNEIIGVINYSNLVKFPFHACHVGYSLDQDYQGRAIMRRALKETVSWMFEVKGFHRIMAAYMPHNEKSASVLYAVGFEKEGLAKDYLLIDDQWQDHVLTSLINRQWSAPVTWSAT, encoded by the coding sequence TTGTTCCATTCAATTATAAACCGTTCATCAACGATTGTGCTTGATGATATAAAAATTCGACTGATTTCTAGTCAGGATGTAGCAAAAATAACTGTTTATTATCAAAAAAATAGAGCCTTTTTAAAAGCGTGGGAGCCAGTTAGAAATGAGCTGTTTTTTTCTGAGCTTGGATGGCAGAAAAGAATTGAGCAAATTGAGACATTGCATCGTCATGAAATGGCTTTTTACTTCGTGATTGAAGACAGAGAAACCAATGAAATTATTGGTGTGATCAACTATAGCAACCTAGTGAAATTTCCGTTTCATGCATGTCATGTCGGCTATTCGCTCGATCAGGATTATCAAGGGCGCGCAATCATGCGACGAGCATTGAAAGAGACTGTGAGTTGGATGTTTGAAGTAAAAGGCTTTCACCGCATTATGGCAGCCTATATGCCTCATAATGAGAAAAGTGCAAGCGTCTTATATGCCGTGGGTTTTGAAAAAGAAGGGCTCGCGAAAGATTATTTATTGATTGATGATCAGTGGCAGGATCATGTATTAACCTCATTAATAAACCGTCAATGGTCTGCGCCTGTTACTTGGTCGGCAACCTAA